The following proteins come from a genomic window of Ornithinimicrobium cryptoxanthini:
- a CDS encoding ABC transporter permease, with protein sequence MRQLFTLVTTDLVQRIRDKSVIIFAVLVPMALMGAMNLVMGDALDMDLETATVAVSAPADDQLAAALVQTLPEVGLDVEVTETDAADVLARAESGDARLGLVIPDGFSDALMAGDPVTLEAIRGDGAGIESSVVLSVVQGFLDRAGASAVASAAGAALGLPPAQLGGLAQQVATGEAAVTLAMGQTSDEQLDPKGALVAGQAGLFLMFTVSFGVLGLLAEREFGTLARLQSMPMNPHLVTLSKVLSSFVLGVVATSILLTAGGALFDVDFGDPLPIAVLIVCAVIATTSLTFIVIKLAKTTEQASIITTILAMVLGIAGGAFFPISGGGLLGTLLDLNPVGAMIRGLGITSGGGGLADIATPVVTMLGFAVVAMLVARLVPDRGAMA encoded by the coding sequence ATGCGACAGCTCTTCACTCTGGTCACGACCGACCTGGTGCAACGCATCAGGGACAAGTCCGTCATCATCTTCGCCGTCCTCGTGCCGATGGCCTTGATGGGAGCGATGAACCTCGTCATGGGTGACGCCCTGGACATGGACCTGGAGACGGCGACCGTCGCGGTGTCGGCTCCGGCCGACGACCAGCTCGCGGCGGCGCTCGTGCAGACCCTGCCCGAGGTGGGCCTCGACGTCGAGGTCACCGAGACCGACGCAGCGGACGTGCTGGCCCGGGCCGAGTCCGGTGACGCCAGGCTCGGCCTGGTGATCCCCGACGGGTTCTCGGACGCGTTGATGGCCGGCGACCCGGTCACGCTGGAGGCCATCCGGGGCGACGGCGCGGGCATCGAGTCCAGCGTCGTGCTCTCGGTGGTCCAGGGGTTCTTAGACCGCGCAGGCGCCAGCGCCGTGGCCAGCGCTGCAGGAGCAGCCCTGGGACTGCCCCCCGCGCAGCTGGGCGGCCTCGCCCAGCAGGTGGCGACCGGAGAAGCAGCGGTCACCCTGGCCATGGGGCAGACCTCTGACGAACAGCTGGACCCCAAGGGTGCGTTAGTCGCCGGTCAGGCCGGCCTGTTCCTGATGTTCACCGTCAGCTTCGGTGTCCTCGGGCTGCTCGCCGAGCGGGAGTTCGGCACGCTCGCCAGGCTGCAGTCCATGCCGATGAACCCGCACCTGGTCACCCTGTCCAAGGTGCTCAGCAGCTTCGTGCTCGGCGTGGTGGCGACGAGCATCCTGCTCACGGCCGGCGGCGCACTCTTCGACGTCGACTTCGGCGATCCGCTGCCGATCGCGGTGCTGATCGTCTGCGCCGTGATCGCCACGACGTCGCTGACCTTCATCGTCATCAAGCTCGCCAAGACCACGGAGCAGGCCAGCATCATCACGACCATCCTGGCCATGGTGCTCGGCATCGCCGGAGGCGCCTTCTTCCCCATCAGCGGCGGCGGCCTGCTCGGCACCCTCCTGGACCTGAACCCCGTGGGCGCCATGATCCGCGGACTCGGCATCACCAGTGGCGGCGGTGGTCTGGCCGACATCGCCACACCTGTGGTGACCATGCTCGGCTTCGCCGTGGTGGCGATGCTGGTCGCCCGGCTCGTGCCGGACCGGGGGGCGATGGCATGA
- a CDS encoding ABC transporter ATP-binding protein: MTQAAQQAPVAGTGQDVLVVDGLVRRFGDLTAVSDVSFRIAPGETYGLLGPNGAGKTTTISMIAGLIAADKGSVTVVGETMGPSKVIPKRHLGLVPQDLAIYPDLSARENLNFFGKLQGLTGGDLKKRVAEVLELTGLTDRAKGPTKDFSGGMKRRLNIGIGLLHQPTLLILDEPTVGVDPQSRNQILESVESLSVEGMAVLYTTHYMEEAERLCDRIGIIDSGVLQAEGTRDELIQLTGGVDHIQLSGSGDTTAAAEAIRALPSVARVDAERGRLQLTVHDAPRAVAPIVTTATSAGMQLSDVQITRPNLESVFLHLTGKALRD; this comes from the coding sequence ATGACGCAGGCAGCACAGCAGGCACCCGTGGCCGGGACGGGTCAGGACGTCCTGGTCGTCGACGGGCTGGTGCGCCGGTTCGGTGACCTGACCGCGGTGTCCGACGTCTCGTTCAGGATCGCTCCTGGCGAGACCTACGGGCTGCTGGGCCCCAACGGCGCGGGCAAGACCACGACCATCTCGATGATCGCCGGTCTGATCGCCGCCGACAAAGGGTCGGTGACGGTGGTGGGCGAGACGATGGGACCGTCGAAGGTGATCCCCAAGCGGCACCTGGGCCTGGTGCCCCAGGATCTGGCGATCTATCCCGACCTCAGCGCGCGGGAGAACCTGAACTTCTTCGGCAAGCTGCAGGGGCTGACCGGAGGTGACCTGAAGAAGCGGGTCGCCGAGGTGCTGGAGCTCACCGGACTGACGGACCGGGCCAAGGGACCGACCAAGGACTTTTCGGGTGGCATGAAGCGCCGGCTCAACATCGGCATCGGACTGCTCCACCAACCGACCCTGCTCATCCTCGACGAGCCGACCGTGGGCGTCGACCCGCAGTCACGCAACCAGATCCTGGAGTCGGTGGAGAGCCTGTCCGTTGAGGGCATGGCGGTGCTCTACACCACGCACTACATGGAGGAGGCCGAGCGACTCTGTGACCGGATCGGCATCATCGACTCCGGCGTTCTGCAGGCCGAGGGCACTCGCGACGAGCTGATCCAGCTGACCGGTGGGGTGGACCACATCCAGCTCAGCGGATCTGGAGACACCACCGCGGCCGCTGAGGCGATCCGCGCGCTGCCCTCCGTCGCCCGGGTCGACGCCGAGCGGGGACGGCTGCAGCTCACGGTGCACGACGCGCCGAGGGCGGTGGCGCCGATCGTCACCACGGCCACCAGCGCGGGGATGCAGCTCAGCGACGTGCAGATCACCCGACCCAACCTGGAGTCCGTCTTCCTGCACCTCACCGGCAAGGCTCTGCGGGACTGA
- a CDS encoding maleylpyruvate isomerase family mycothiol-dependent enzyme, which produces MNDFMAAIAGESERFLEAIQVADPGAQVPTCPDWTTDDLLWHLTEVHSFWAEILRSGARTDDDVEAVEAAKPGRPQDRGAAMALFREQTAALLAQLAERDDGAPAWFWLETAQNVGSTRRMQAHEATMHRVDAELTAGLASAPIDPDLAADGIVHAITVMWAWWSTLPGFEFHPVGGDVTLAASDLDQAWQVQPGRWRGVGQSGKEYDEPGVTLADPSGADTTGTSPAAGSVTGTAEELMRWLWGRGPEPHLDGDPETLDALRSAQQAGMQ; this is translated from the coding sequence ATGAACGACTTCATGGCGGCTATCGCGGGCGAGTCCGAGCGGTTCCTGGAGGCCATCCAGGTGGCCGACCCGGGCGCGCAGGTGCCGACGTGCCCCGACTGGACGACGGACGACCTGCTGTGGCACCTGACCGAGGTGCACTCGTTCTGGGCGGAGATCCTGCGCAGCGGGGCCCGGACGGACGACGATGTGGAGGCGGTGGAGGCCGCCAAGCCGGGCCGGCCGCAGGACCGGGGCGCGGCCATGGCGCTGTTCCGCGAGCAGACGGCTGCTCTGCTTGCCCAGCTCGCGGAGCGGGACGACGGCGCTCCTGCATGGTTCTGGCTGGAGACCGCTCAGAACGTCGGTTCGACCCGTCGGATGCAGGCGCACGAGGCCACCATGCACCGGGTGGACGCCGAGCTGACCGCTGGCCTTGCCTCAGCTCCGATCGACCCCGACCTGGCCGCGGACGGCATCGTCCACGCCATCACCGTCATGTGGGCCTGGTGGTCCACGCTCCCCGGCTTTGAGTTCCATCCGGTCGGTGGCGACGTCACGCTGGCCGCGTCAGACCTGGACCAGGCCTGGCAGGTGCAACCGGGCCGGTGGCGCGGTGTCGGCCAGTCGGGCAAGGAGTACGACGAGCCCGGGGTGACCCTCGCCGACCCGTCCGGCGCGGACACCACCGGCACCTCCCCCGCCGCTGGCTCAGTCACTGGCACGGCCGAGGAGCTGATGCGCTGGCTGTGGGGGCGCGGGCCCGAACCTCACCTCGACGGGGATCCCGAGACTCTCGACGCCCTACGCTCAGCCCAGCAGGCCGGGATGCAGTGA
- a CDS encoding AMP-binding protein: protein MVDTDMMSKQPSYAQGRVDTPLIEQTIGDTLDATARRHGSREALVEVDSGRRWTYAEFLADVDRLARGLLASGIGPGDRVGIWAPNCAGWTLVQFATAKIGAILVTINPSYRTHELAFVLNQSGTRMIVVSEPFKTSDYPTMVEQVRDECPALEHVVVIGRSSWDELLQRAEEVSPERLAEVQGGLAPHDPINIQYTSGTTGFPKGATLSHRNILNNGFFVGEGCSYTEVDRICLPVPFYHCFGMVMGNLAAITHGSCMVIPGRGFDPAGTLRTVREEQITSLYGVPTMFVAEFELMDKGEEFTTADLATVRTGIMAGSLCPASLMRKLVDAGVTDITICYGMTETSPVSTQTTPDDPFDKKVGTVGRVGPHLQIQIVDPTTREVVPRGVAGEFCTKGYSVMLGYWEQPEKTAEVLQDGWMATGDIGVMDDDGYVEITGRIKDLVIRGGENISPREIEEFLYTHPDVLDAQVVGVADPKFGEEVMAWLRMREGTVPLTAEAVREFCSGKLAHYKIPRYVQVIDEFPMTVTGKIRKVELRDRGEEILRAGD from the coding sequence ATGGTGGACACGGACATGATGAGCAAGCAGCCGTCATACGCACAGGGCCGGGTCGACACTCCCCTGATCGAGCAGACCATCGGGGACACCCTCGACGCCACGGCGCGCAGGCACGGGTCTCGTGAGGCGCTGGTGGAGGTGGACAGCGGACGGCGGTGGACGTATGCCGAGTTCCTGGCCGACGTCGACCGGCTCGCTCGCGGTCTGCTCGCCTCCGGGATCGGGCCGGGTGACCGCGTCGGCATCTGGGCACCGAACTGCGCCGGCTGGACCCTCGTGCAGTTCGCCACCGCCAAGATCGGCGCCATCCTGGTCACGATCAACCCCAGCTATCGCACGCACGAGCTGGCCTTTGTCCTCAACCAGTCCGGGACGCGGATGATCGTGGTCTCCGAGCCGTTCAAGACCAGCGACTACCCCACGATGGTGGAGCAGGTGCGCGACGAGTGCCCGGCGCTGGAGCACGTGGTCGTGATCGGCCGGTCCAGCTGGGACGAGCTCCTGCAGCGCGCCGAGGAGGTCTCACCGGAGCGGCTGGCCGAGGTCCAGGGTGGCCTCGCCCCGCACGACCCGATCAACATCCAGTACACCTCCGGCACCACGGGCTTCCCCAAGGGCGCCACGCTCTCGCACCGCAACATCCTCAACAACGGCTTCTTCGTCGGAGAGGGCTGCAGCTACACCGAGGTCGACCGGATCTGCCTGCCGGTGCCGTTCTATCACTGCTTCGGCATGGTGATGGGCAACCTGGCGGCCATCACGCACGGCTCCTGCATGGTCATCCCCGGCCGCGGTTTTGACCCGGCCGGCACCCTGCGCACCGTGCGCGAGGAGCAGATCACCTCGTTGTATGGCGTGCCCACCATGTTCGTCGCCGAGTTCGAGCTGATGGACAAGGGGGAGGAGTTCACCACCGCCGACCTGGCGACGGTGCGCACCGGCATCATGGCCGGCTCGTTGTGCCCGGCCTCGCTGATGCGCAAGCTGGTCGACGCCGGGGTCACCGACATCACGATCTGCTATGGCATGACCGAGACCTCGCCGGTCTCCACGCAGACGACGCCGGACGACCCGTTCGACAAGAAGGTCGGCACGGTGGGCCGGGTCGGGCCGCACCTGCAGATCCAGATCGTGGACCCGACCACCCGCGAGGTGGTTCCGCGTGGGGTGGCCGGCGAGTTCTGCACCAAGGGCTACTCGGTGATGCTCGGCTACTGGGAGCAGCCCGAAAAGACGGCTGAGGTGCTGCAGGACGGCTGGATGGCCACCGGTGACATCGGCGTGATGGACGACGACGGTTATGTCGAGATCACCGGTCGCATCAAGGACCTGGTGATCCGGGGCGGCGAAAACATCTCCCCGCGTGAGATCGAGGAGTTCCTCTACACCCACCCGGATGTCCTGGACGCACAGGTCGTGGGCGTGGCCGACCCCAAGTTCGGCGAGGAGGTCATGGCGTGGCTGCGGATGCGGGAGGGCACCGTCCCGCTCACGGCCGAGGCGGTCCGGGAGTTCTGCTCGGGCAAGCTGGCCCACTACAAGATCCCCCGCTATGTGCAGGTCATCGACGAGTTCCCGATGACGGTGACCGGCAAGATCCGCAAGGTCGAGCTGCGCGACCGGGGCGAGGAGATCCTCCGGGCGGGTGACTGA
- a CDS encoding DNA gyrase/topoisomerase IV subunit A, producing MARRTPPGPDLFDVEQKIVDIDVRDEMQGAFLEYAYSVIYSRALPDARDGLKPVQRRILFGMHEMGLRPDKGHVKSSRVVGDVMGKYHPHGDTAIYDALVRMAQPFTMRLPLVDGHGNFGSLDDGPAASRYTEARPAPAALLMTASLDEETVGFVPNYDDQLMQPEVLPAAFPNLLVNGASGIAVGMATNMAPHNLVEVIAACRHLIAHPDASLDDLMRFVPGPDLPLGGRIVGLDGIRDAYESGRGSFKTRASARIENITARRKGIVVTELPYLVGAEKVIEKVKVLVQGKKLQGISNITDLTDRTKGLHLVIEIKNGFKPEAVLAQLYKLTPMEESFGINNVALVEGQPRTLGLRELLKVYVEFRTDVVRRRTAYRLRRKEERLHLVEGLLIAILDIDEVIQLIRAADDVATARTRLIQVFDLSELQANYILDLQLRRLTKFSRLELESERDELLREIERLRALLEDHQLLLNVVSDELAAVAKEHGTPRRTVLLESDGVSPTAASATPLEVADDPCWVLLSSTGLLARTSTDEPLGTGGARRKHDTIISAVRTTARGSVGVVTSAGTVVRLSALELPTLPPTNGAPNLSGGAPLAAFVDLPAGALPLALCSLATDGPGLALGTKQGVVKRVNPDFPGNKDEFEVISLKDGDEVVGAVDLTSGREDLVFVTSDAQLLHFGADGVRPQGRSGGGIAGIKLSAGASVRGFWAVDPAADNVVVTVSGSANSLPGTESGSVKVTPYAEYPAKGRATGGVRCHRFLRGEDTLLLGWAGPTPPMAASGSGVAVDLPEATGRRDGSGTPASAPIARVAGPA from the coding sequence ATGGCGCGCCGCACCCCGCCCGGACCGGACCTGTTCGACGTCGAGCAGAAGATCGTCGACATCGACGTCCGGGACGAGATGCAGGGAGCCTTCCTGGAGTATGCCTACTCGGTCATCTACTCCCGGGCCCTGCCGGACGCGCGCGACGGCCTGAAGCCGGTGCAGCGCCGGATCCTGTTCGGCATGCACGAGATGGGGCTGCGGCCAGACAAGGGCCACGTCAAGAGCTCGCGCGTCGTCGGTGACGTGATGGGCAAGTACCACCCGCACGGTGACACCGCGATCTATGACGCGCTGGTGCGGATGGCCCAGCCGTTCACGATGCGCCTGCCGCTGGTCGACGGGCACGGCAACTTCGGCTCCCTCGACGACGGTCCTGCCGCCAGCCGTTACACCGAGGCCCGTCCCGCCCCGGCCGCGCTGCTGATGACCGCGAGCCTGGACGAGGAGACGGTCGGCTTCGTCCCCAACTATGACGACCAGCTGATGCAGCCCGAGGTGCTGCCCGCCGCCTTCCCGAACCTGCTGGTCAACGGCGCCTCCGGCATCGCGGTCGGCATGGCCACCAACATGGCCCCGCACAACCTCGTCGAGGTCATCGCCGCGTGCCGGCACCTAATCGCCCACCCGGACGCGTCCCTGGATGACCTGATGCGGTTCGTCCCGGGGCCGGACCTGCCGCTGGGTGGACGGATCGTCGGTCTGGACGGCATCCGTGACGCCTACGAGTCCGGGCGTGGCTCGTTCAAGACGCGCGCGAGTGCCCGGATCGAGAACATCACGGCACGCCGCAAGGGCATCGTGGTCACCGAGCTGCCCTACCTCGTGGGAGCCGAGAAGGTGATTGAGAAGGTCAAGGTCCTGGTGCAGGGCAAGAAGCTGCAGGGGATCAGCAACATCACCGACCTGACCGACCGCACCAAGGGCCTGCACCTGGTCATCGAGATCAAGAACGGTTTCAAACCCGAGGCCGTGCTGGCCCAGCTCTACAAGCTCACCCCGATGGAGGAGAGCTTCGGCATCAACAACGTCGCGCTGGTCGAGGGTCAGCCGCGCACGCTCGGGCTGCGCGAGCTGCTGAAGGTGTATGTCGAGTTCCGCACCGATGTGGTCCGTCGCCGCACCGCCTACCGCCTGCGCCGCAAGGAGGAGCGGCTGCACCTGGTTGAGGGGCTGCTCATCGCGATCCTGGACATCGACGAGGTCATCCAGCTGATCCGCGCCGCTGACGACGTGGCCACCGCTCGCACCCGGTTGATCCAGGTCTTCGACCTCTCCGAGCTGCAGGCCAACTACATCCTGGACCTGCAGTTGCGCCGGCTGACCAAGTTCTCCCGCCTCGAGCTGGAGTCCGAGCGGGATGAGCTGCTGCGCGAGATCGAGAGGCTGCGGGCCCTGCTGGAGGACCACCAGCTGCTGCTCAACGTGGTCTCCGACGAGCTGGCCGCGGTCGCCAAGGAGCACGGCACGCCGCGGCGCACGGTGCTGCTGGAGTCCGACGGTGTGTCCCCGACCGCCGCCTCGGCCACCCCGCTGGAGGTCGCGGACGACCCGTGCTGGGTGCTGCTGAGCTCCACCGGCCTGCTCGCGCGCACCTCCACCGACGAGCCGCTGGGCACCGGAGGGGCACGCCGCAAGCACGACACGATCATCTCCGCCGTGCGCACGACAGCCCGCGGCTCGGTCGGCGTCGTGACCTCGGCCGGCACCGTCGTGCGCCTCTCCGCGCTCGAGCTGCCGACCCTGCCCCCGACCAACGGAGCGCCCAACCTCTCCGGCGGTGCGCCGCTGGCGGCCTTCGTCGACCTCCCCGCGGGGGCGCTGCCGCTGGCTCTGTGCTCGCTGGCCACCGACGGGCCGGGCCTGGCGCTGGGGACGAAGCAGGGTGTCGTCAAGCGGGTCAACCCGGACTTCCCCGGCAACAAGGACGAGTTTGAGGTCATCTCGCTCAAGGACGGCGACGAGGTGGTCGGCGCGGTCGACCTGACCTCCGGCCGTGAGGACCTCGTCTTTGTCACCAGTGATGCGCAGCTGCTGCATTTCGGCGCCGACGGCGTCCGGCCGCAGGGCCGCTCCGGCGGTGGCATCGCGGGCATCAAGCTGTCCGCGGGCGCGTCCGTGCGCGGCTTCTGGGCGGTCGACCCGGCCGCCGACAACGTGGTCGTCACCGTCTCCGGCTCGGCCAACTCCCTGCCGGGCACCGAGAGCGGCTCGGTCAAGGTCACGCCCTATGCCGAGTATCCCGCCAAGGGTCGAGCCACCGGCGGCGTGCGCTGCCACCGGTTCCTGCGCGGCGAGGACACGCTGCTGCTCGGCTGGGCCGGCCCCACTCCCCCGATGGCCGCCTCCGGCAGCGGTGTGGCCGTCGACCTGCCCGAGGCCACGGGCAGGCGGGACGGGTCGGGCACGCCGGCCAGCGCCCCGATCGCCCGGGTCGCCGGTCCTGCCTGA
- a CDS encoding PfkB family carbohydrate kinase gives MTRVIHTGQALVDLVIEVAAIPRRGGNQMAQSFTRYAGGSVSVLAAAARSGATAVHAGAHGTGANGDLVRSALADEHVTLSAPPVENVDTGICVVLVEPTAERTFVTTLGAERQITVASLSTAAPVAGDLVCVSGYSLLEPTRDPLLAWLDSLDPGVRVVLDPGAAFAALDPAVRGLMLGLTDVWTSNAEEAHEVSGLEELTATLPAISQRLPEGSVVVVRDGPEGCYLHTGGEVDHVPGFPQEPVDTNGAGDAHTGVLVAELAGGTDPRTACTRANAAGAIKVTRRGPATAPTRAEIDAFLG, from the coding sequence GTGACCAGGGTGATCCACACCGGGCAGGCTCTCGTCGACCTCGTGATCGAGGTCGCGGCGATCCCGCGCCGTGGCGGCAACCAGATGGCCCAGTCCTTCACCCGGTATGCCGGGGGTTCGGTGAGCGTGCTGGCGGCGGCCGCCCGGTCGGGAGCCACGGCCGTGCATGCGGGTGCGCACGGGACCGGCGCGAACGGTGACCTGGTGCGGTCGGCGCTGGCCGATGAGCACGTGACGCTGTCGGCGCCGCCCGTCGAGAACGTGGACACCGGGATCTGTGTGGTGCTGGTGGAGCCCACGGCCGAGCGGACGTTTGTCACCACGCTCGGGGCGGAACGCCAGATCACGGTGGCGAGCCTGTCGACGGCGGCACCGGTCGCTGGTGACCTGGTGTGCGTGAGCGGCTACAGCCTGTTGGAACCCACACGTGACCCGTTGCTGGCGTGGCTCGACTCGCTGGATCCGGGGGTGCGCGTGGTGCTGGACCCGGGGGCCGCCTTCGCCGCTCTGGACCCGGCCGTCCGCGGACTGATGCTCGGGCTCACCGACGTGTGGACCAGCAACGCCGAGGAGGCGCACGAGGTGTCCGGGCTCGAGGAGCTCACCGCCACGCTGCCAGCCATCAGCCAGCGGCTGCCGGAGGGCTCCGTGGTGGTCGTGCGGGACGGCCCCGAAGGTTGCTATCTGCACACGGGCGGGGAGGTGGACCACGTGCCCGGCTTTCCGCAGGAGCCGGTCGACACCAACGGCGCTGGTGATGCCCACACCGGGGTGCTGGTGGCCGAGCTCGCCGGCGGGACCGACCCCCGGACGGCCTGCACCCGCGCCAACGCTGCAGGGGCGATCAAGGTGACCCGGCGTGGACCTGCCACCGCGCCCACCCGTGCCGAGATCGACGCGTTCCTGGGCTGA
- a CDS encoding pyridoxal phosphate-dependent decarboxylase family protein: protein MGRAESESTAALDRAHTKALAWLSSLDERPVPAQASVEEMIAALEPELPTGSTSAEEVIALLGDAAPPGLVAMPSGRFFGFVIGGTHPAGLAADWLVSAWDQNSALYAVTPTHSALERITKDWLLDLLGLPGSADVGFVTGGTMANFTCLAAARDALLRQAGWDVAQHGLAGAPRVRVIAGAERHDTIDLSLRMLGLGAPDLVAVDEQGRLRVDALREALEGASGPVCVCLQAGNIHSGACDPMTEAIAVAHEAGAWVHVDGAFGLWAAASERTRHLVAGMEAADSWSTDAHKTLNVPYDCGIAIVAAPAALHAAMGMHGDYLIADDQARDPLETVPELSRRGRVVPVWAVLRTLGRSGVAELVDRLCGHARAFEVQIAEIPGCTVLNEVVFTQVSLALQDDAATSRAVERIMADGECWMTGSRWRDRAVVRISVSNWSTTEDDVRRSVAALRRASATSQT from the coding sequence ATGGGTCGGGCCGAGTCCGAGAGCACCGCCGCGCTCGACCGCGCCCACACCAAGGCTCTCGCGTGGCTGTCCTCCCTCGATGAGCGACCGGTCCCGGCGCAGGCCTCCGTCGAGGAGATGATCGCCGCGCTGGAGCCCGAGCTGCCCACCGGGAGCACCTCGGCAGAGGAGGTCATCGCACTGCTCGGTGACGCAGCGCCACCCGGCCTGGTCGCGATGCCGTCCGGGAGGTTCTTCGGCTTCGTCATCGGCGGCACCCATCCGGCGGGACTGGCTGCGGACTGGCTGGTGTCGGCCTGGGACCAGAACAGCGCGTTGTATGCCGTGACTCCCACCCACTCGGCACTGGAACGGATCACCAAGGACTGGCTGCTGGACCTGCTCGGCCTGCCGGGTTCGGCGGACGTCGGGTTCGTGACCGGCGGCACGATGGCCAACTTCACCTGCCTGGCCGCCGCGCGTGATGCCCTTCTGCGACAGGCCGGCTGGGACGTCGCGCAGCACGGGCTGGCCGGTGCCCCCAGAGTGCGGGTGATTGCCGGCGCAGAACGCCACGACACGATCGACCTGTCGCTGCGCATGCTCGGACTCGGAGCACCGGACCTCGTGGCCGTCGACGAGCAGGGCCGGTTGCGCGTGGATGCCCTGCGTGAGGCTCTGGAGGGGGCCTCGGGGCCGGTCTGCGTCTGCCTGCAGGCCGGCAACATCCACTCCGGTGCCTGTGATCCGATGACCGAGGCGATCGCGGTGGCGCACGAGGCTGGCGCCTGGGTGCACGTCGATGGTGCCTTCGGCCTGTGGGCCGCCGCGTCGGAGCGGACCCGGCACCTGGTGGCGGGGATGGAGGCTGCGGACTCCTGGAGCACGGATGCGCACAAGACCCTGAACGTTCCCTATGACTGCGGCATCGCGATCGTTGCTGCCCCGGCCGCACTGCACGCGGCAATGGGGATGCACGGCGACTACCTCATTGCGGATGACCAGGCCCGCGACCCACTGGAGACCGTGCCCGAACTGTCCCGGCGGGGCCGAGTTGTCCCGGTGTGGGCGGTCCTGCGCACCCTGGGGCGATCCGGGGTCGCCGAGCTCGTCGATCGGCTGTGCGGTCATGCCCGGGCCTTCGAGGTGCAGATCGCCGAGATCCCCGGGTGCACGGTGCTCAACGAGGTCGTCTTCACCCAGGTGAGCCTGGCCCTGCAGGATGATGCGGCGACCAGCCGGGCGGTCGAGCGCATCATGGCCGACGGCGAGTGCTGGATGACCGGGTCCCGGTGGCGCGACCGCGCCGTGGTGCGGATCTCGGTGAGCAACTGGTCGACCACGGAGGATGACGTCCGGCGCAGCGTTGCGGCCCTGCGGAGGGCGAGTGCGACATCCCAGACGTGA